The DNA window AGCAGGTGCTCCACACAGCTGGGCACTGACCCTGCCAACAACGGCTGAAACAAGGATCCTCCTACCTAAAcctgccctcctgcccaggAAGTTGCCCAGCTTGTGTGACActgtccagctgcagctgatAAACAAACTTGTTCTCTGCCCTGCCATGTCCCTTGTCCTGTGGCCAAAAGTCCAGCTcccacacagggcagggaaCTTGGACCCAAGGGGGTGAGCAGCTGGAGCGTCTGCACCCCCAAACATGCTGGCAAGGTCTGGCCACGAACACAGCACAAGTCACGGCTGAAAGGGCCCAAATTCTGTGCTCAAGCCCAAAACATAAAGTCCCCCAACCCCTCCTGCCACAGCTGAAGCTGGGGGACATCCACCAGCTCCATCGGTGGAGAAGTACTGCTGCTGTGTGAGGGGGGCCCAGAGGACACGTGGCAGAACGGGGCGGCTACGGAGCAGGGCCATGGAGCCAGGTGCACAGCATCACCCACCCATGCTGTTCTGCTCCTGACTCCCCTGCAATGGTCTGAGCTGGTGACTGGCTGAACATTGTGCAAGGGAACACCAGGCAATGAGGGGTCTCAGCccactgccccccacccctgtgagCGTTGAGAAGTATCCAGCTACATGAGCAGTCACAATGCTCCACAGAGCACACCTCCTTCTCACACCAACATACCACTAGTGGGCTACAAAACCGGAGTAACAAAATAATCccttattttgcagaaaagtgCTTAAGAAATTCTGTACAAGGATCGCTACGGCAGCTGGCTCTGGGGGGGGATGCAAACAGTctggaagcagcagcatcacACTACGTGGCTTGCAGGGGAGAGGCCAAGGAGAAACTTCAACGGAAAGTAGTGGCAGAAGGTGAAATCTGATCACAGTGGACATGAGCTTCAAAACATTTCTACCTATTAACAATGTGATTTCAGCTGGTATCTGATGTCAGCTTCCCCTTCAGCTGCCCGCCGGACAAGCTTCTCTCCCCATGGACCTCACTGACGGACATCTGAAGCATGCAGGAAGCTCAAGGACTTTGTCTGGTGAGGCAAAGCATAAACTCTCGCTTCTTGGCAGCTGAATGAAAGGAGAAATGATTTCCACAAACACAGTTGGAAGAACAGCCCTTTGACCGCTGGCTGAATCATTTCTCGAAGCGACAGTGGCACAAATCCATGCAGTAAAAGCATTCCTAAGAGAGTCTCCAAGGCTCTCAGCTGTCACGGTGCCCAGGAACAGCACAAGCCAGGTTAGGCACTTGGATGAATTCAAAGTGACTAATACAGAAACAGGTCTGAATAACCTGCACACAGCACGCTCAGCAGAGACCACAGTACTCTCCAGGCAAAGCATTTCTACGTGCCCTGCCAGTTACTGTTGTGCAGGTCCCTGGAAGACAAGTGTCACTCTGCTGTCACAGAATAACagggtggaagggacctctgagaGGTCTCTAGTTAGATCAGGTCTTACACAGGTCTGGTTTGATCAAACGCTTTACCTTCCCTAAACACCAGACAGCAGCGTCCATAGCAGTCTCCTGCACATCAGCATCGAAGGCCTGAGATGCTGGAAGCACCTGCACCCAGCCACAAGATGAAAGATGGCAGAGCCAACCACCAACAGGCTGCAGGCACCCTATCTGCTGGCACTGGATTCCCTGGGAAGAgctcacaggcagcagctgctgacatTGGCACCAGGGGCCATAAAGCCCCTCTGTGAATAACAAGCTGCAATCCTTCTGGCCAGGCTCCTGAATCCCCTCtgcaaggaggaagaggagccaTCAGAAGGGCAGAGAATCAAGCTCCAGCACTACCCAGTAGTAGCTCAGGGACCCTGCAGTCTGTTAGAGACGTGCAGAAGAGCTGACAGAGACTGGACTGATGACAGGCAAGTCCCTGAGCACAGAGCTATGGGGTGCTCACTTCCCTGGCAGAAGCCTCAGTGACACAGAAGAGATTCTAACACTTGCCTCTCCCTGTGGAGTAGAAGACCTCTTGCTGGTGGCCTGGGAAGGACACCAGGCGAGCTGTCACCACCAAGCATTCACAGAACTCAGCTCAGTGCCTGGAAAGGCATGGCAGCGCTAAGGCAGTATGTTTTGCTGGATATGTTAAACTAGAGTATAAGCCAAGTCCTTGACTGGCAAAGACCCAAGCTGTGAAAGACAAGATGTGATGGAGAAGAgtggggaggcaggcagcagcgtGGCTGGGGGAAGAAACACAGCGAAGAGGAGGGATGGGGCCAGATAAGCTGGCCTCAGGTGCTCAGCTTCCTGCTCAGGCTGGAGGAAAAGCAACCTTGGCCTGAATTCAGCCTTGCTGATGCATGGTTGTTTTTCCCACCGGAGGCCAGCCACTCAGCTGGGATATCTGCATCCCGTGAAGAGGCTCCAGAGACAGCTCTCAGTGCCCTTATATGGGGCTGGGAACAGGGGAAGCTGCCGAGCAGCCTGTCAGACAGCGATACCACAGGCAGGAGTTCAGAGCCCTCCTCAGGAAACAGCCAAAAAGAGAAACTCCAGTGCAAGACTTCAAGACCTGGCATTTGAGAGCGTGGGAATGGGAAAGGTCTGAAGGATGGGAACAAAAGGGACAAAGCAATTTTTGGCCGGTTAACAGTGATGGAGCGTCCCTGTTCATCCAGCAACATGGCAGGACAAGGAACCCTCTGCCAgggcattttaaaaacacacaagcagaaaaaaatatttcctcctcctctgcagccaACCAGCGGCATTCACAGGTCAGTCTCAAACACTGCAAGTTATGATCTCTGACAGCAGCTCAGATATGCACAGTAAAACCACACAGAACCCAAGTGTGCGATTCAGAGCCTGCAATTATCCCCTGAGGGAGAACCTCCACCCCACCCTATGTGGGCAAGGGGGCAGAACCCTGGCTGTGCCTCAGGACACCCAGCTTCCCCGCCCTCTCAATCCCTCATGAACCCCCTCTCTTCTCTCGTGCCACGGCTTTCCTCTCTGAGATGGGGATCTGACGCTGACCCCTTTTACAAAGCACTGAAATCCAGCGGTGCTAGAGAGGTGCTGAAATGtagggagctggggctgggcttcCCAGGGGAGCTCATCCTTTCAGCCAACGTCCACAGAGATTACTAGGTCAGACCTGCAGAGATCTGAACGTATGGCGGTGTAGAGCCACGCCCGCACCTGGCTGGACACTGCTCCCTCTCCCCAAGGCACCAGGTTCAGTATCCCAACAGAGCTCATTGGAGGCCATCCCTCCCAGGTGGCAACTGCAGCACCAACCGCTCCGACCTGGTGTTTCTCCTGGAGCGTGCAAGATCCCCCGCTGCAGAGAACAGAGCAGACCTGACCTCTGCCAGCGCACAGCCTGCGTTCCCATCCCACAGCGTGGCACCGCACAGGAAGGCTGACACAGCCATCTGCAGTGGTTCTGCAGTGcctcctggggacaggcagagcCTGCACTCCGGGAGCTTTTACACCTGCCACACACTTTCTTGCAACATCCCAGACGGCACAGCAAAGCCGTCACCCATTGCCACAGGGTGCCGTCACCCATCGCCACAGGGTGCCGATCTCCCCTCCTACTGCTTCACCCCCACAAACTGACAGAAAGAAACTCTCCATGTTTAAGTGTTGGCATATATTCCCTCAacccttctgcttttctgctttaattcaGGCTCAAATACCCCACTGACCTCTGGGACTGGCAAGGTGTATCTAATACATTCAAACACAGCCTGTGTCTCCTCTACTGGCACCCAGAACCTGCACCTGAAACATCCAGCAACAACAAAGCAGTTACATGGTGGGCAGGGCACTTTATGCAATTCTCATTAACAACTCCAGCCCTTCAGCTCTAACAGTCACAGTTCACGTTCTACGTTTGCACCTGGGACACAGGAGAGGGGAGCAACACTGGCTGCTGAGGAGGAATCACTCTTTGGAGGCAAACCCCTGCCATGAGTTCAGAGCTTCTGCGACCAGCAAACGGAGGAGGCACCTAGAGACATCAGGCAGACTTGCAGGCAACACCCCTGTAACAGTCCCCCGCTCTTATGCAGAGGTAATACTGAAAATATCATTAAAACTACAGTCAACTATCAGCTGGTAATTCTCTGAATTGCTTGgcatttctggaaagaaataagTGGCTATAACTCTGCCTACCTCCGAGCTGCTCAGGAGAGCCCAAAGCAGACTGTCACAATGCTGAATCGCAAAGAAATCCTGGCACCTTTCAACAAAAGATTGGCTGAAGGAGAGGGAGAACAAAAGCTATCAAACCCAATCccagagggatggaggaagTGCATCTTCCCACAGTTCCTAGGCGATATGCACATATAtggatatatagatatatagataataaagttataaaatttgatcaaaataaaaccagtaaatGTACAGCTTGAAAAAAGAGCAATATCACAGTGCATCAATGTCATGAGAAAGTCCCGTGTTCTCACCCTGCACGACAGTGCAGCCTGCCATGTTCAGAAGAGCACCCATGGGAAGTGAGCCCTCTGACCTGCTCAGCTTGCCATGGGCAAGTCTCACCATCCCATGTTCCAGAACAGggttctgtatttctgcagtcagctctgcacagcagcGGTAGCCAGGCAGAAACAGGGCAAGAGCAGGCTGCTCCGTCTGCAGGTTAGTCGACATATCGTCACCAGGCACCAGAGATCCAGAGTTGCTCTTAAACTTCTCCATGCTCTGGTGCCGGGCTAGTATTTACttacttacaaaaaaaagtgacaaagtGAAGAAACTCAGGGAACACTGTGAGAGTGGGACAAGGGCTGAATTCGGATCACAGGGGACAGGTTGACCCTAAGGATCTTCTGTGCTCTCCTCCTCACTTCATCGTCAGAAGAAGAGTTGCCCACCTTGATGGCCCGGAATTTCAGCAGGTTCAAAGTGCTCTGAGCACGTCGAGATTTATTTCGGACAGGAATggtgtttgctttcttcctctgtgggGCTTCTCTCGCCTCTGTagctcttttcctcttctgcccaATGCTCTCCTGGTAAGTGCTGCTGTCCTTCCACTCTGGTTTTCCCACCAGAGGTTccttatttctgattttcaagGCCTTGGACTGGGGTGCTGTGGTGCAGTCCTGGGACGAGCTGCCCGTGACTCTCCCATTGAGGACTCCTGAGGCTTTGCAAGCGTTGCTCTCCTGCAGCACTCCACCCTTTGGTCCCTTCAGAAGATGTAAAGCAAGGGTGGCAGAATCCGGCGCTTTCTTTATCAAACGCTTGTACCCCTTACCTTCTGTTATTTTAGTGGTCTTGCCTGAAGAAAACTGCCTTGGCGAACTCGAAGCCTTGAGGAGTTTAAGGTCCGAGGGTGAGATCCCAAGACGCCCTCGTGTGTACTTGGACTCCAAACAGGATACAGTAGTTTTCAGTGGCACCAGAGCTTCCAGAACCACTGACAGTCTCATGGCTGGGTACACATCAGGATACATGCTCGTAGGGAAGCCCACCGCCGTGGCCTTGGATGTGCCAGATCTCGTCTGCTTCAAGGAGCTCAAGAGGAGATTTGTGGAGTCCCCTTTAGAGACGGGCTGAGCAGAAACTTTCGAAGAGTTCACCGAAATGCTGGTGGGCGAAGCAGAGACCTTTGTCACAGCTGTGGTGTTTCGAGCCGGACTCTTGGCggactcagcagcagcagcagcagcgcagtTGTGCGGGGTGCTCTCTTTCGTTTGGCTAGGCGTGTCCGCCGTGCACGAGCTGTACCCGTACACATCCTTACTCCTCAGAATTGTGGGCTGGTAGCCCTCCTCCTTCAGGCCCTGTATAAAAGCCACCAGCTGGGTCTCCGTGTCTGAAAGGTCCTTGGACATCGGGTTGAAGACTCGGAGGGCTTCCTCCAGCACTTTCTGTCCTGCAGAGGAAATTCTTGACCAGGAATGGacagctttttcttccacattgTTCACTGCAATATTCATGGCATTAGGCAAGCTGGCACTTCAAAAAGGTCcaaatttctggaaaaacaacCCTTGATACCtcaaaaggagagagaagataATTAGCTCACAGGAACTGAAATCATCTTGCATTTTTAAGTGGGGACCTGAAACCATTAAGCCTAGGCATGGCTACTCACAAACACTGGGTTGGATTCTGGGAACAACCCAAGTTAGCAGCACCATCAAGATAATCCTGCCACCGATTTATCTCTGTGGTCAAACTAAAACATTTCTCACAGAAATAGCCTCAAACCTAAACAAAGATTTCAGGCAATCCCATCCAACCAAGGGTTCCAATGATTAACTCAGTGAAATATGCAGCTCGTTTCCAGTTTGAGTTTGACACGCCCCAGCTTCAGGTAACCAGATCTCATTTTCCCTTGGTAAAGCAGCCCTTCATTGACCCCTCTCCCTGTGCACACACCGAGAACACGACAGTTGAGCCATCTCAACATTAAGCAGCCTAAGCACCTCAAATCTATCCCAGTGTCACGTTCAATTTTCCAGCTTCCTAACTGATTCTGCTCAAAAATTAGAAGATTCTGAGTCCCTGCCAGAATGGCCGCATCCTCCCGAAGACctgacagcagagctggaggctgTTTCAGTTGTGCTTCATTGATGCCGAAAGCTGTGGCAAGGCAACACCGCTCCTTGCTGTTCCCTTGTTTGAACAACGGTCTGCAACTTGCTGTCACAGCAAACTGGTGTCAATCCAAGGGCACTCACTGCCAAGTGAGGAGGAAGCAGGAAATTCAAGCAGGGCGGCATGAAGGAAACACACATCACCGGGGCCAAGTGTACAATAGCCTGGTGGACAACACCCGGATAATGCTCAGGGCGCTACACAGCTGTCTGCCCAGGACAAAAGCACTAATTGTtgctttaaatacattttaaaaaaaaggcaccagCAGTCCGGACAGGACTTTGTGAGGCACCCAGGACAACTCTGACCTTCTCACACTGAGCTGGTGACCTCACCATCTCCACAGCTGGATGCTGTGCTAAGAAGTTATAAAATCTTTAGCTTCATCGATACCTCTCAAAATTATAAGGAGGATTCACcaaaaaatccttttcaggGAAATGCGGAACGTGTTGGGAACACTATTGGAGAGGGTAGTGCGCAGGCAAGAAAGCCAGGATGGAAAAGTTTGTGCTTGAGCAGACGGAGCGAGGAGCTCCGATATTCCTCCCAGAATTCTGGTTTCACTGCTACCCCTCAGCCTGGGAGTGCCAGCCCCGGCCTAGCGCCCCACACCACCACCGGCTGCACAAGTAAGAGGCACGAGCCAAAAGCAGCCACAGAAGGGGAAGCACAGGTTGGCGGGGGGATAAGAGCCTCCGCATGACAGACTAATCTCAGTCAAGTGTTCTGCAGACGTCACAGCAGAACAGGGATTTGGAGGAGGATAATGCAGTTGCTCTGTGACACACGGGATCtcccagggaggaggggaggagggcagggaagcGCTCCAACGGAGCTGTGACCAGCGGTGAGATTCGCCACCTCCAAACCAAACAAGCGGCAACAGGCGCGACGAAGTCAGTAAGGCTTAATCCTGAGCTGGCAGAGAGTGAGAAACACAACTAACAATGTGAGCTCAACAGGCTGCTAAACGGATCATCTTCTGCCGAGAACTTCTGGCTGTGGCAAGCCCGGGAACAGCCAGGATGCCTTAAGGGATATTCTGATGTTGAACGGAGAGGCTGTGACATCTCAGCAGGGACATGACGTCTCGACATCGATCTGCCTGGTCTTGTTTCGTGCGGTGCAAGTCGCAGCAGGAGAAGCGGCTGCAGACAGGCACACCGCAGCCAGCCTATCTGCCCAGCGCCAAGCCTGTTCGCTTGACGCACCCCGGCTGAAGCATCGCGGGCCACGGACCCGCAGCACTCCCGGCGCGGCCACGAAGCGCTGGCAGGACCCTCACGCACCGCTCGAGGGAAAGGCCCTGCAGTGTTGCTCCGGGCGCACCGGGGGGCGGGCGCTGCCGGTACGGCCGGG is part of the Phalacrocorax aristotelis chromosome 6, bGulAri2.1, whole genome shotgun sequence genome and encodes:
- the CCDC71 gene encoding coiled-coil domain-containing protein 71, with amino-acid sequence MNIAVNNVEEKAVHSWSRISSAGQKVLEEALRVFNPMSKDLSDTETQLVAFIQGLKEEGYQPTILRSKDVYGYSSCTADTPSQTKESTPHNCAAAAAAESAKSPARNTTAVTKVSASPTSISVNSSKVSAQPVSKGDSTNLLLSSLKQTRSGTSKATAVGFPTSMYPDVYPAMRLSVVLEALVPLKTTVSCLESKYTRGRLGISPSDLKLLKASSSPRQFSSGKTTKITEGKGYKRLIKKAPDSATLALHLLKGPKGGVLQESNACKASGVLNGRVTGSSSQDCTTAPQSKALKIRNKEPLVGKPEWKDSSTYQESIGQKRKRATEAREAPQRKKANTIPVRNKSRRAQSTLNLLKFRAIKVGNSSSDDEVRRRAQKILRVNLSPVIRIQPLSHSHSVP